In Lewinellaceae bacterium, a single window of DNA contains:
- a CDS encoding lytic transglycosylase domain-containing protein, producing the protein MKALALTLNILLSPALTANAPLHNALEKEAASWPEQISYDIPWRLLQMPVSFTVEYNAEVRRQLTDYLRQGKRETESMLARTALYFPIFEYYLQKYGLPDELKYIPLLESRLQPTAESSVGAAGLWQFMPATAGNYRLEIDEYVDERMNPYQATEAAVKMLSELYESFGDWSLALAAYNCGPGRVRSAVRRTGCHDFWDIQHLLPRQTQRYLPALIATIYVARYYDLHGLRPNPKKPFHQPFHVFKVQHALDLHDVAHRCGVPQQLLRRLNPGFLQDYIPYSSRGRYLILPEEALANFQKYVIKESRKARERYAIAVLDSHRPLVAPERSKAGSKNDALPKADI; encoded by the coding sequence ATGAAAGCTCTGGCGTTGACCCTGAACATTCTTCTCTCGCCTGCCCTGACGGCGAATGCACCTCTGCACAACGCATTAGAAAAAGAGGCGGCCTCCTGGCCTGAGCAAATATCTTACGACATTCCATGGCGTTTGTTGCAAATGCCTGTCTCATTTACAGTAGAATATAATGCAGAAGTCAGGCGCCAGCTCACCGATTATTTGCGGCAGGGAAAACGGGAAACGGAAAGCATGCTGGCCCGCACGGCTCTTTACTTTCCGATCTTCGAGTACTACCTGCAAAAGTATGGGCTGCCCGACGAACTGAAGTACATTCCCCTTCTGGAGTCGCGGCTGCAGCCCACGGCCGAGTCTTCCGTTGGCGCAGCCGGCCTGTGGCAGTTCATGCCGGCAACGGCGGGGAATTACCGCCTGGAGATCGACGAGTACGTCGACGAACGGATGAACCCCTACCAGGCAACCGAGGCGGCGGTAAAGATGCTGTCCGAACTCTACGAAAGCTTTGGCGACTGGTCGCTGGCCCTGGCTGCTTACAATTGCGGCCCCGGGCGGGTCAGGTCGGCGGTGCGCCGCACGGGCTGCCACGATTTCTGGGACATCCAGCACCTGCTGCCCCGCCAGACCCAGCGCTACTTGCCGGCACTGATCGCAACCATATACGTCGCCAGATATTACGACCTGCATGGCCTTCGGCCTAACCCCAAAAAACCATTTCACCAACCATTCCACGTATTTAAGGTCCAGCACGCGCTCGACCTCCATGATGTTGCCCACCGTTGTGGTGTGCCCCAGCAGTTGCTTCGCCGGCTCAATCCCGGATTTCTCCAGGATTACATCCCGTACTCCAGCCGGGGCCGCTACCTCATCCTGCCCGAAGAGGCGCTGGCAAATTTCCAGAAATACGTCATCAAGGAGAGCCGGAAAGCCAGGGAGCGTTACGCCATTGCCGTCCTGGATTCGCACCGGCCTCTTGTCGCGCCCGAACGCTCGAAGGCGGGGAGCAAAAATGATGCCCTGCCCAAGGCGGATATCTAA
- a CDS encoding transglycosylase SLT domain-containing protein — MKIPWTIVALLAASCLFATNKKAAFPLDASASVEYHWSAKTNGDIRDRLAQLKIPFEARYDNQVRDIIKDYVTNGLHDTESMLGRTSFYFPIFEHYLSLYGLPKELKYLPIVETSLEPVARSGAGAAGLWQFIPATAREYRLRMNEYVDERYDPYRSTEAAVKMLSALHKQFKDWSLVLAAYNCGPGRVRSAIRAAGCYDFWELRPYLPQETQDYVPRFIAAAYVANFYNHHGLQPRFSRNSAEQGRAVKIYNSMTFGDIAYVTGVEERTIRQFNPSYKRNIIPNSQRGNFLLLPAPAMRKLRDHLLALKGGEYIDPVLLYPNFHKSTYVVKPGEDLYSLTRKFHCTADEIMRWNALPTPEIFVNQELMLFLQGQDYAAKP, encoded by the coding sequence ATGAAAATCCCATGGACAATTGTTGCCTTACTGGCGGCTAGCTGCCTGTTTGCAACAAACAAAAAAGCGGCGTTTCCCCTCGACGCCAGCGCCAGTGTAGAATATCACTGGTCTGCTAAAACGAATGGGGACATCAGAGATCGTCTGGCGCAACTCAAAATTCCTTTCGAAGCCAGATACGACAATCAGGTCAGAGATATTATTAAGGACTACGTCACCAACGGCCTCCATGACACGGAGAGCATGTTGGGGCGCACTTCTTTCTACTTTCCTATCTTTGAGCATTACCTGAGCCTTTACGGCCTGCCTAAGGAGCTCAAATACCTGCCGATCGTAGAAACTTCGCTCGAACCTGTCGCCCGTTCCGGCGCCGGGGCTGCGGGCCTGTGGCAATTTATTCCGGCCACAGCCCGGGAGTACCGGCTGCGCATGAACGAGTACGTCGACGAGCGCTACGACCCTTACCGCTCAACGGAGGCCGCCGTCAAAATGCTCTCCGCCCTGCACAAGCAGTTCAAAGACTGGAGCCTGGTGCTGGCGGCTTACAACTGCGGCCCGGGCAGGGTCAGAAGCGCAATCCGGGCAGCCGGCTGCTATGATTTCTGGGAACTGCGCCCCTATTTGCCGCAGGAGACCCAGGACTACGTTCCGCGCTTTATCGCGGCAGCCTACGTGGCCAATTTTTACAACCACCACGGCCTGCAGCCTCGCTTCTCCAGGAACAGCGCCGAGCAAGGCCGCGCCGTAAAGATTTACAACAGCATGACCTTCGGCGACATCGCTTATGTAACCGGCGTAGAGGAACGCACGATCCGCCAATTCAACCCAAGCTACAAGCGGAACATCATCCCCAATAGCCAACGGGGCAACTTCCTGTTGCTTCCGGCGCCTGCCATGCGCAAACTGCGCGACCACCTGCTGGCCCTCAAAGGCGGAGAATATATCGACCCGGTGTTGCTCTACCCGAATTTTCACAAGTCCACCTATGTAGTCAAGCCCGGGGAAGACTTGTACAGTCTCACGAGGAAATTCCATTGCACGGCAGACGAGATCATGCGATGGAATGCACTGCCAACCCCGGAAATTTTCGTCAATCAGGAATTGATGCTTTTCCTGCAGGGCCAGGATTACGCAGCGAAGCCCTGA
- the moaD gene encoding molybdopterin converting factor subunit 1, translating into MEIKILAFGIAREILGSAAFSIQLPGQPTVGQLKAHLCRSFPAFEKLASFAVALNAEYAEDQQAIQPGDEVVIIPPVSGG; encoded by the coding sequence ATGGAAATCAAGATACTCGCATTTGGCATAGCCAGGGAAATACTCGGCAGCGCCGCTTTTTCGATACAGCTGCCAGGGCAACCTACCGTTGGCCAGTTGAAAGCTCATTTGTGCCGGTCTTTTCCTGCTTTCGAAAAGCTGGCCTCCTTTGCCGTAGCGCTCAATGCGGAATACGCGGAAGACCAGCAGGCCATACAACCAGGAGATGAAGTGGTGATCATCCCTCCGGTGAGCGGTGGCTGA